From Faecalicatena sp. Marseille-Q4148:
CGCCGAGAAGATACATCGCTTTCGCCTTCTGGCGAACCATGTATTTATATTTCTCCATAATATAATCAATAATCTGCTTATCGCCGGCACGCAGCTCCTCTATCAGCTGCTCATCTGTTTTCTGCTTATAATCGATCATGATAATCTCTGGCGGACAATCTCATAAGCCAGCACTCCGGCTGCTACCGACGCATTTAGAGAGTCGATATCCCCTTTCATCGGAATCGATGCAATATAATCGCATTTTTCTTTCACGAGACGTCCTACTCCCTCTCCTTCATTACCGACCACAAGACCGATTGGTCCTTTCAAATTCATGCGGTACATCACTTCTCCGCCCATATCCGCACAGACAAACCAAAGCCCCTGCTCTTTCAATTCTTCCATCGTCTTTGCAAGATTCGTTACTTTTGCAACCGGCGTATAGTTCAGCGCTCCGGCAGATGTTTTTGCAACGGTTGCAGTCAGCCCTACTGCACGCCGTTTCGGGATGATTACCCCATGTGCGCCTGCAAGATTGGCTGTACGGATAATCGCGCCAAGATTGTGTGGATCTTCAATATTGTCCAGAAGAATCAGAAATGGATCTTCCCCTTTCTTTCTTGCCAGTTCCAGCATATCTTCCACCGTCGCATATTCATATGCCGCTGCATGCGCCACAACTCCCTGATGTTTCTTTGTCTCAGAGAGTTGGTCTAAGCGCTCTTTCGTTACAAAATTAAGAATCGTATCATGCTTTTTCGCTTCTCGGATTACAGTCCGGATCGGTCCGTCCTGACATCCATCCAATACATATACTTTATCAATTGTTTTTCCGGAACGAAATGCTTCTATTACTGCATTTCTCCCCTCAATTACAAGGTTCTCCACTGTCTTCATTTCTTCACTCATCTTTTTCTCCTATCGCTCTAAGACTCCTGCTTTCCTAAAATCAAATCTGCTGTTGGGTGTTCCATAAATTCCAAACCGATTCTGACAAGTTCCATAATTCTGCCGTATTTCTTTTCCAGATACAAATATCCTATCAACGCTTCAAATCCTGTTGCACGCCTGTAATCGGTAATGCTCTGATTCTTTGCCGGGGAAACCGACTTGGCATTTCTTCCCCGCTTATACACTGCATGCTCCTCTTCTGTCAAAAGCTCCTGAAGCGGGCGCATCATTTTGGACTGGGCAGAAGCCTGGACAAGCGCGCTCGTTTCTGCATGAAGCTTCTGAACCTGTTTATTTCCCTGATTCACGATAAGACTCTTAATTATCAGATCGAACACGCAGTCACCAATATACGCCAGCGTCAAAGGGGAATAACTCTGTACATCCACATCCTGCATATCAAATGCCGCTCTCAGACAGTCATCAAATCCTATGCTCTTTTCCATTTTACACCTTCTCTTGTATCTTCCAGAATAATTCCTTTTTCAAGAAGCTCGTTACGGATCTCATCTGCTCTCTGGAAATTCTTTGCTTTTCTCGCTGCCTGGCGTTCCGCGATCAAGCTCTCAACCTCTTCATCAAGCATTTCTTCCTTCTTCTCCACAATCAGCCCCAGTACGTCTGCCAGTTTTACGATCAGTCCTTTTAATTGTTCCAAAAATTCTTTGGAAGATGTTTCGTCTGTATTTGTATTTGCATATTTTACAAGATTGAAGATTGCGGATACCGCATCTGCTGTATTAAAGTCATCTTCCATTGCCCCTTCAAATTCCTTCACAAACGCTTCTGTCTTTGCAAATTTTTCCTGCTCTTTTGCTGTCATCGCATCTTCTTTTGCGTTGCCGAGCAAATACTTCAGATTCTCTACCGCTGTCACAATGCGCTCAAAACCGTTCTTGGCAGCATCCATCAGCTCTGCGCTGAAATTCAGCGGGCTTCTGTAGTGAGCGCTCAGCATAAAGAACCGAAATACCTGAGGATCATACTGTTCTGTAATTTCACGCACTGTGCGGAAATTGCCAAGAGACTTGGACATCTTACGGTTATCTATATTCAGGAATCCATTGTGCAGCCAGTAGTGTGCAAATTCTTTTCCATTCGCAGCTTCGCTCTGGGCGATCTCATTTTCATGGTGCGGGAAGATCAGATCCTCTCCGCCTGCATGGATGTCGATCTGTTCTCCAAGATATTTTTTAGACATCTCTGAACATTCAATATGCCAGCCCGGACGTCCATCACTCCACGGAGATGTCCAGAATGGCTCTCCTTCTTTCTTTGGTTTCCAAAGTACGAAATCAAGCGGATCTTCCTTTTCATCTTCTCCGGTCACAAGAAGAGATCTTTCTCCGGAACGCAGATCATCCAGATTCTTATGGGATAATTTTCCATATGGTTCGAATTTTCTTGTACGGAAATATACCGTACCGTTCTTCTCATAAGCGTATCCCTTCTCGATCAAGGTCTCGATCATAGCAATCATTCCCGGTATTTCCTGCGTAGCAAGCGGATGTGTCGTAGCAGGTCTTACGTTCATCGCTTCCATATCTTTCTTGCATTCTGCAATATAGCGTGTGGAAATTTCCTCTGCTGTAACTTGTTCTTCGTTTGCCTTTTTAATAATTTTGTCATCTACATCTGTAAAATTTGATACAAAATTCACTTCATAACCTTTGTACTCAAAATAACGTCTTACCGTATCAAAAATAATCATCGGTCTTGCATTGCCAATGTGGATAAAATTGTAGACCGTCGGTCCGCATACATACATCCGCACCTTTCCTTCTTCAATCGGTACAAATTCTTCTTTTCTTTTTGACATCGTATTATATAATTTCATGTTCATCATCCTCCTTCATGAATCAAAAAACACTCCATCTCCTGTTTCTTCAAGAGACGAAGTGTTCCGCGGTTCCACTCTTCATTAAAAGAATTGCTTCTTTTCACTTTATGCCGGTAACGTCAGCCTACGTATCCGGCTTGGACAGCGCTTTCACCGGATCAGCTCCCGAATGCACTTCACAATTTCTCCTCTGAAAGCTGCTTCCAGCCGATGGCAGCTTCTCTCTGTCAGTTTCTGAAACTGTTACTCTCTTCGTTCTTCGCCTTTTCATATCTGATATATAGTGTATGGGAAAATGTTTTTTTTGTCAACTCCCATTCAACCTGTAAAAACAGAAAACCGCTTTTTATTCTGCTTCTTATACAATTTCATTGAGAAATACTCTGTTCCAGAAACAGGACGCTTCCACCAGCTTTTCTACTGTAATTACCCTCTCGTCCGTATCCCCGAGTTCTCCTTCTTTCGTGACGCGAAGAACTTCTCCTTCTTCAGCCTCAATCTTCCATTTCCCACAATTTCCAGAAAGAATCTCATCTTTCACAGCAATCTCTTCGGAAAATGCTTCTCTGGCACGAAAACATTCCAAAAATGCTTTCAGATCAACAATTCTCGCCATAATAACCGGCTTTTCCGGAATCATTTCCCACACAGCCCTATCTTCTGACAGCATCTGTTCTTCCACAGCCTGACAGAGGATCATCCGCTCTTCCCCGCCTGTCAAAGCGTACACGATTGTTCCAAGCAGTTTCTCCACTTCCGGAAGCAAAAGCGGTTCCCGTATCTCCATATACTCCTCTTCTTCTGCATAGTATACACAGCCTAACAGCTGTCCTTCCCGCTCCAGCAGCAGAATCCCTCCATTTTCACTCATCTGCTCTTTCAGCATCATCTGATAATAAGCCTCAGTCCGCCGTGTCCTCACAAGGCAGCGTTCTTGAAGATACTGCTCTGCAAAAGCAGCAATCTTACAGCAATCTTTTTCTTCTGCCTGCCGACACAAAATCCCTTCCGGAAATTCCCTTTTCTTTCCGGCAATCTTACAGCGTTTCTGGTGATAAATAAATCGGAACCCATGGGGCGCGTAGATTGCTTCTGCTGCCGGCATAAGAAAGGTAAAGGGCTGATGCTCTCTGTACATTTCCTCAAGCGCCCGATGCAGAAGCCTTGCCATAAATTTTCTTCCCCGGTACGCTTTCTCTGTAGCTACCCCAACAATATAATTGGTTTTTTTAACTCCTCCCGGCATAACCATCTCGTAGGGATTTAGCTGAAGCATTGCGCGGATATCCCCATCTGCCTCTATGATAAAGATTTCATTTTCTTCTGTTTTGACTGAATAATAATAATCCAGAAATTTCTTTGAATCTTCACAAAAGATTTCTTCCCAGAGCTTTCTTGTTTTTTTATGCTCTTCCTGTTCTAGTTTTCGAATCATCTCTTCCTCCTGTCCGGCGCCATCTGCATCTTTTCTTTGAATTCGGCGCCTGTACTTTCTTTCACGGGAAAAGGCAGCGCCGGTATTTGATTCCGCCACTGCCTGATTCTTTCTTATTTTCTGCCACATCCCGGACAGGATGAACATCCTTCTACAGGTGTCACATCATAACTAAAATTTGTTATTTTCTCTATCGCACAGATTGCCTGTGAAGAAATTCCCTCTCCACTTCCGGTAAACCCAAGCCCTTCCTCTGTTGTTGCTTTCACATTTACCTGATCCACTTCTATCTGAAGCGCCTCTGCAATATTCTGACGCATTGCCGGAATGTGCGGAAGCATCTTCGGACGCTGCGCAATAATGGTCGCATCGATATTTTCAATCACATACAGTTTCTCATCCAAAAGTGTTCTGACATGTTCCAGGAGTTTCATGCTGGAAATTCCTTTATAGGCTTCTTCCGTATCCGGAAAATGTCTTCCGATATCTCCAAGAGCTGCTGCCCCAAGAAGTGCATCCATAATTGCATGTAACAGTACGTCTGCATCTGAATGTCCAAGCAACCCCTTTTCATAAGG
This genomic window contains:
- a CDS encoding GNAT family N-acetyltransferase translates to MIRKLEQEEHKKTRKLWEEIFCEDSKKFLDYYYSVKTEENEIFIIEADGDIRAMLQLNPYEMVMPGGVKKTNYIVGVATEKAYRGRKFMARLLHRALEEMYREHQPFTFLMPAAEAIYAPHGFRFIYHQKRCKIAGKKREFPEGILCRQAEEKDCCKIAAFAEQYLQERCLVRTRRTEAYYQMMLKEQMSENGGILLLEREGQLLGCVYYAEEEEYMEIREPLLLPEVEKLLGTIVYALTGGEERMILCQAVEEQMLSEDRAVWEMIPEKPVIMARIVDLKAFLECFRAREAFSEEIAVKDEILSGNCGKWKIEAEEGEVLRVTKEGELGDTDERVITVEKLVEASCFWNRVFLNEIV
- the cysS gene encoding cysteine--tRNA ligase; amino-acid sequence: MKLYNTMSKRKEEFVPIEEGKVRMYVCGPTVYNFIHIGNARPMIIFDTVRRYFEYKGYEVNFVSNFTDVDDKIIKKANEEQVTAEEISTRYIAECKKDMEAMNVRPATTHPLATQEIPGMIAMIETLIEKGYAYEKNGTVYFRTRKFEPYGKLSHKNLDDLRSGERSLLVTGEDEKEDPLDFVLWKPKKEGEPFWTSPWSDGRPGWHIECSEMSKKYLGEQIDIHAGGEDLIFPHHENEIAQSEAANGKEFAHYWLHNGFLNIDNRKMSKSLGNFRTVREITEQYDPQVFRFFMLSAHYRSPLNFSAELMDAAKNGFERIVTAVENLKYLLGNAKEDAMTAKEQEKFAKTEAFVKEFEGAMEDDFNTADAVSAIFNLVKYANTNTDETSSKEFLEQLKGLIVKLADVLGLIVEKKEEMLDEEVESLIAERQAARKAKNFQRADEIRNELLEKGIILEDTREGVKWKRA
- a CDS encoding 2-C-methyl-D-erythritol 2,4-cyclodiphosphate synthase, yielding MRVGMGYDVHKLVEGRDLILGGVKIPYEKGLLGHSDADVLLHAIMDALLGAAALGDIGRHFPDTEEAYKGISSMKLLEHVRTLLDEKLYVIENIDATIIAQRPKMLPHIPAMRQNIAEALQIEVDQVNVKATTEEGLGFTGSGEGISSQAICAIEKITNFSYDVTPVEGCSSCPGCGRK
- a CDS encoding ribonuclease III, with protein sequence MEKSIGFDDCLRAAFDMQDVDVQSYSPLTLAYIGDCVFDLIIKSLIVNQGNKQVQKLHAETSALVQASAQSKMMRPLQELLTEEEHAVYKRGRNAKSVSPAKNQSITDYRRATGFEALIGYLYLEKKYGRIMELVRIGLEFMEHPTADLILGKQES
- the rlmB gene encoding 23S rRNA (guanosine(2251)-2'-O)-methyltransferase RlmB, which gives rise to MSEEMKTVENLVIEGRNAVIEAFRSGKTIDKVYVLDGCQDGPIRTVIREAKKHDTILNFVTKERLDQLSETKKHQGVVAHAAAYEYATVEDMLELARKKGEDPFLILLDNIEDPHNLGAIIRTANLAGAHGVIIPKRRAVGLTATVAKTSAGALNYTPVAKVTNLAKTMEELKEQGLWFVCADMGGEVMYRMNLKGPIGLVVGNEGEGVGRLVKEKCDYIASIPMKGDIDSLNASVAAGVLAYEIVRQRLS